gcttgctctgtcctggcggggttcgacggctcccctctttggtggagattttcatgcatgccagatccaacacaccagcatctatcgtaactcagacacaatctgcttctccctcaattcattgaatcggtggaggctggtgtctgtggatctcactctgcttcgtctgtccttcctaccttgcctcagtctctcctttgggcccttgaggtctccctgatttgttggaatttggatgtctctggggttggtgaaggactctggttggtggcccggtgggtgatgtctggtcagtgctggacttcactttcctttcttttctttggtccttcttcgggtctccggacggccccacgactctggctggattctgaagtgttcggtttaggtgaacggtatgggattttttacacgcacgcacgcacgcacgcacgcacgcacgcacgcacacgcacaaacacacacccacatacaaaaaataataataataatatatatgtatatatatatatatatataaaaagagagagcaatgatgatgacatgtcaaatgaacaatactgagctctccagaaaaaaaaaaaaattaaaaaaaattaaaaaaagaaagcatttaGCGTACAAAGAAATTGTGTAACTATAAATAGTACACATCTTCCCTTGACCTTCAAACAcgggtttcaaaatatatctATTAACGTCAcgtgaatgtgtatactgtataactTTTCttactaaatacaaaaataaataaaggtgagACAAGGTTTGATTGCTGAAAGCTTTAATTCTGAGcaggtcattttttaaattttgttttaagattatttttcaagCATTTTATATTTCTCACTTTACCGTGctgacattagcttagcatttagcaaatACATTTATGAAGAGTAAGCAAAAAGTTGATGGCATCAACAAGCTCAGCCCCTCCCGCTTCTTTTCTTTCCCCTCGTTGCCCCTCTTCCTGTTTGCCCATTTCCCCTCACTGCCCCTCTTCCTGTTTACCCATTTCCCCTCGTTGCCCCTCTTCCTGTTTGCCCATTTCCCCTCACTgccccacttcctgtttgcccATTTCCCCTCACTgccccacttcctgtttgcacaTTTCCCCTCACTgccccacttcctgtttgcccATTTCCCCTCACTGCCCCACTTCCTTTTTGCACATTTCCCCTCACTGCCCCACTTCCTTTTTGCACATTTCCCCTCACTGCCCCACTTCCTTTTTGCACATTTCCCCTCACTgccccacttcctgtttgcccATTTCCCCTCTCTGCCCCACTTTCTACATTGTCCGAATAACACCAAGGTGTGACTTCAGTCCCGTTGGCGCAGCTGACACAGTTCTCATGATCACATCGGAAGATCTTTTGCAGGCCGCTATTGTCCTGCTGGCTTGGAGAAAGATGTTTCCCCAGACTGCGAAGGCCGTCTTTCAAATCACCCTCGGTTATCGTGACATCGGGGCTTATGTAAACCTTGGAGAAGACGATAGCGTACTCCGCCCAATCTTTGATGCCCTCCACCAATTTAAGGATGCTCTTCCTATGGGTTTCATTGGTGCATTGACGAGTGCACGGCGATGTTAATACGTACAACACCAACAGACCCGACTTGTCCTTATTCTTGGCCCAGCGGTTGAACTCTTTGAGAACCCGGTACTCGGCGTGCTCCGAACGGGGTCTATTCTCATCCCAGCCACAGTTCTTCATGTCGGTCAACGTGACGATGTTGCCTTTGGGTATGCGTTTTTTGCATTGTCTCACAACATCGCTCCACGGCACGGGCTCGTTGGCACAATATCCGGACTTGTCGGGCCACTTCAGAACAGTGGCGGCCACTACGTTGTCGCCAGCATAGACGCGGCACGCCCTGATGTTGTCCGTCACGGTCTGGCCCACATCCTTCACTTGATTGAGGTCGTACAAGCCCGGCTTGTTGCCGGGTGGGATGCTTACGGCCACGCTGAACATGGGCATGGGCTCGTTGCTGGAAACACACACATCGGTCGTTAGCAAGCGCGAAAGAAACATGAGCACCAAAATCCTGACTGGACTCCGGCTTCTGATTCTGAGCCAAGTCCACTTGGGCCCAGACATCAAGAGGATTAGATTGGATTCACTCTCAAAATTTGGAACTTCAAACGGTTATGGTTGTTCAATAAAATGCTGAATGttcaagtcaaccttaaatatttcttgactgGATAGATAGATTAGTcgggaacatattattgtccaaaaaaaagggtttacttccccttttaaaataaaacaaaagcaaagttATGTACAACATGTATTCAATATTTCAGATTTCCTCTtcaagaaaatgaagaaaagcaACATATGCCTAATTTGGTGTGTACTTTTGCTCTGACACACACTTGACGAggtaaatgatgatgatgtcgctGGGGTGGACGCACCCACCTTCGTATGATGATCCTGCGGGCGAGCAGACGCAAGGTCACATTAGCGCGTTAGCATTATCACAAAGACGCACTTTATAGAGCTGAAGTCTCGTCATACATACCTGTTTCGAATTCCCTTTACTATTTTGAGCAAATTGTTCTTATCGATTACGCTGTAAGTCGGTGTCGCCATGATGAGCAACAGCGCCACCACCAGGTTCGGAAGCATCATTGCCATCTGTGCACACACAAAACTAATTTTGATGAATCTGATCAGCATGGACTCCGTATTCGTAGAAGTAGACGTAAAAGTAATAGTAGTACGTCGATAGTAGCAGTTGCAGTACAGGTGGTCGTAATAGAGCtgttaagggaaaaaaaatagtaatgcaAAGTAATTTGTGCAATTTATTCGATGTTCAACTTAATGCGTTGAATTCTCCACATACACGTATTAGTACATGTTTTTGTCACAATTGTCTTACGAGTGAGAACAAAAGAGTGTACTCGCGCAGGGATCTGCAActtgtggctctttagtccctcttatgggaaaaaaaaattgtaggaattaatattttttactttttttttgctaaaatattgtttaactcatttgctcccaaaaacgtataaacacgttctatttaaaatattaccatcGTCCCAAAAAcctatttgtacgttttttatgctagagcatacagaaggctttggtgcaggCTCTGAACTGAAGGgaaagcttaaagcaatggtagttattacaaaaaacgaccagcagttatttattatttatttatttggcaaaAATGGCTCTtctgacagtaaaggttgctgacccttgttttacaatgtaaaaaaaacctgTACTATAACATAATTTAGCcttttattttaagtgtttttttctgtattttaaacctatttaatttataaaaataaactctgatattacatgaaatcactgtaactgtaaaaacacacaatatttctgttcttttacacacaaaaactccattagaaatacatatattgattgttaaaaaacGTTTGCAAATGTATCatcatttcacaaatatttgtctgttatttaatggaataaaacgtaaaattttaccataatttctttgtgaattgacctttttttttaagtggaaataactacaatttctgtaatgtTCTATAGATAGTAGCATTCATTGCaatatcatttattttgaaaggacatctaacaTTAACATATAcaaggtaaaaaacaaaaaaaaggtttaaaaaaaacacgatcATTTTCCAGCTTCTTGGGGCAGCagaaaaaatactgtgaaataactgaaaatgtttttctcgtaaaaaaatttgggggtaattttaattaattaataataataattattatttttatttatctttttctcGGGTAAAACACCCCAttaattttccataattaaagtacagtgttgaactgtaattttaacaagattgtatGTAATATAACAGTAAAGCTTGAGAGGGTGATTAAAATGCAAAGCAAACAATTGGGTGTACGGATTGCTGCCTCTGCTGCGACATCAGCACTACCAAGTATACATTTTAtgagatccatccatccatccattttcttggccgcttttcctcacaagggtcgcgggggtgctggagcctatcccagctggcttcgggcagtaggcggggtacaccctgaactggttgccagccaatcgcagggcacacaaagacgaacaaccacactcacattcacacctagggacaatttggagtgttcaattaacctgccatgcatgtttttggaatgtgggaggaaaccggagtacccggtgaaaacccacgcaagcacggggagaacatgcaaactccacccaggaaggccgaagcccggactcgatctcacgtcctctgcactgggaggcggacgtgctaaccagtcagccaccgtgctgcccatttCATGAGATGTAAAATCTAAAAAACAACAGTGCCAGTGTGAATCAGTGGTATAGTGGCTGTCTGGTATCCTTGAGGTTGTCGATTCGATCCCCTTGATGAACATGTTGAAGCACTACCCTTGATCAAAATATTCAACTctaatgctgtgtcatcagaaggTGAATGACTCGTAAGCATTTAAAGCAGTTTGAGAGCCTTGTAAGAGTGAAAAATGCTACATAAATGAATTACCCTAACCgtaaactgttgcaattttaaaccaaatatctagttttttaacaattattgttcttgtttttaaagattaatcacattatttttttaaatatatattacatacaatCTTGTTAAAAGTACTTTAAATAtggggggaaatgttttttacgaaaaagtaattttctgttatttcacagtattttctgACACCGAAGAAAATTACGCTTGTTAACATAGGaaatataataagaaaaatagaatAGATAAATTGTAATGTAACGAGCTACAACCCAAGATAAAACCCGCAATATATTAATCCGCAATAAGCTACTGTGTGCtgacactgcagctctgcttaccttttgacgTGACATTTTGAAGACAACGATGAAGACAACGATGAAGACAACGATGAAGACAACGATGAAGACGACGACGTGGCGCTTTTTGTTGTCTTGCCTGAGAGGAAGATGGTGTGGGGCGGGAGCTCAAAGAAGGAAGTTCCTCACCTCATTATCATATTGCATGTTTTATGCACAAATTGACGATGGTTAAGTAACTGGTTGATGTAACAAACATcaagagttgttgttgttgttttttatctttATGCTTTGCGAGTTTGCGCGGTCATTTTGTCACACAGATGCTGCGCGAAGATAATCGTAAAAGAAGAAGCTGCTGGAGGAACAATTTCACAATGACAACAATTTGCTTGTCAAAAAAGcaagacaccaaaaaaaaaaaactaaatacaaaaagacACGTAAACTCatgacaaaatgtaaaagtgCAATGTTCCATCaacaactaattgattatcaaaatcGAAATTACTTAATTTGATAATAGATTAATCGTTTAGAGACCTTGTATAATTAAAGTGTTGAAGTCCTCATAATTTCAGCATCTCAACCAGGCTTATAAATAGCGATGTtagatattattttttttcagaacgaTACCAGAAGTACTCAACTCGAGTAGTCACCCATACCAAATACCGATGACACTAGTACTTTTAATACctaccaccaccccccccccaaaaaaaaaaacaatgacagatcattttaaagaaatacttaAATATCTCAAGAAAGCATTTTtacttcaaatgtgtttttaaaaagggaTTATTTGTACATGATAAATAAGGAAGTTAGTATAGCTGAAAATCGCTCAATGAGTCAAGGATCGCTTTCAACTCATGGAATTTTAATAGAAAGCATTTCGTGTACAAAGAAATTGTGTAACTATAAATAGTACACATCTTCCCTGGACCTTCAAACAcgggtttcaaaatatatctATTAACGTCAcgtgaatgtgtatactgtataactTTTCttactaaatacaaaaataaataaggtgaGACAAGGTTTGATTGCTGAAAGCTTTAATTCTGAGCAGgtcattttttcaattttgtcttattaagattatttttcaagCCTTTTATATTTCTCACGTTAGCGTGctgacattagcttagcatttagcaaatACATTTATGAAGAGTAAGCAAAAAGTTGTTGCCATCAACAAGCTCAGCCCCGCCCGCTTCTTTTCTTTCCCCTCGTTGCCCCTCTTCCTGTTTGCCCATTTCCCCTCGTTGCCCCTCTTTCTGTTTGCCCATTTCCCCTCGTTGCCCCTCTTCCTGTTTGCCAATTTCCCCTCACTGCTACATTGTCCGAATAACACCAAGGTGTGACTTCAGTCCCGCTGGCGCAGCTGACACAGTTCTCATGATCACATCGGAAGATCTTTTGCAGGCCGCTATTGTCCTGCTGGCTTGGAGAAAGATGTTTCCCCAGACTGCGAAGGCCGTCTTTCAAATCACCCTCGGTTATCGTGACATCGGGGCTTATGTAAACCTTGGAGAAGACGATAGCGTACTCCGCCCAATCTTTGATGCCCTCCACCAATTTAAGGATGCTCTTCCTATGGGTTTCATTGGTGCATTGACGAGTGCACGGCGATGTTAATACGTACAACACCAACAGACCCGACTTGTCCTTATTCTTGGCCCAGCGGTTGAACTCTTTGAGAACCCGGTACTCGGCGTGCTCCGAAATGGGTCTATTCTCATCCCAGCCACAGATCTTCATGTCGGCCAACGTGACGACTTTGCCTTTGGGTATGCGATTTATGCATTGTTCCACAACATCGCTCCACGGCACGGGCTCGTTGGCACAATATCCGGACTTGTCGGGCCACTTCAGAACAGTGGCGGCCACTACGTTGTCGCCAGCATAGACGCGGCACGCCCTGATGTTGTCCGTCACGGTCTGGCCCACATCCTTCACTTGATTGAGGTCGTACAAGCCCGGCTTGTTGCCGGGTGGGATGCTCACGGCCACGCTGAACATGGGTAAGGGCCCGTTGCTGGAAACACACACATCGGTCGTTAGCAAGCGCCAAAGAAACATGAGCACCAAAATCCTGACTGGACTCCGGCTTCTGATTCTGAGCCAAGTCCACTTGGGCCCAGACATCAAGAGGATTAGATTGGATTCAATCTCAAAATTTGGAACTTCAAACGGTTATGGTTGTTCAATAAAATGCTGAATGttcaagtcaaccttaaatatttcttgactgGATAGATAGATTAGTcgggaacatattattgtccaaaaaaaagggtttacttccccttttaaaataaaacaaaagcaaagttATGTACAACATGTATTCAATATTTCAGATTTCCTCTtcaagaaaatgaagaaaagcaACATATGCCTAATTTGGTGTGTACTTTTGCCCTGACACACACTTGACGAggtaaatgatgatgatgtcgctGGGGTGGACGCACCCACCTTCGTATGATGATCCTGCGGGAGAGCAGACGCAAGGTCACATTAgcgcgttagcattagcacaaaGACGCACTTTATAGAGCTGAAGTCTCGTCATACATACCTGTTTGTAATTCCCTTTACTATTTTGAGCAAATAGTTCTTATCGATTACGCTGTAAGTCGGTGTCGCCATGATGAGCAACAGCGCCACCACCAGGTTCGGAAGCATCATTGCCATctgtgcacacacaaaacaaattttgaTGAATCTGATCAGCATGGACTCCGTAGTCGTAGAAGTAGACGTAAAAGTAATAGTAGTACGTCGATAGTAGCAGTTGCAGTACAGGTGGTCGTAATAGAGCTGTTAAGGGAAAAAGTAGTAATGCAAAGTCATTTGTGCAATTTATTCGATGCTCAACTTAATGCGTTAAATTGTCCACATACACGTATTAGTACATGTTTTTGTCACAATTGTCTTACGAGTGAGAACAAAAGAGTGTACTAGCgcaggggtctgcaacttgtggctctttagtccctcttctGGGAGAAAAAATTGTAGGAATTAATAGGAATTTTGCTAAAatattgtttaactcatttgctcccaaaaacgtataaacatgttctatttaaaatattaccatcGTCCCAAAAAcctatttgtatgttttttatgctagagcatacagaaggctttggtgcaggctctgaactgaagagaaagcttaaagaaatggtagttattacaaaaaacctCCAgcagttatttattatttatttatttggcctaaaatggctcttctgacagtaaaggttgctgacccttgttttacactgtaaaaaaactgtaatataacataatttagccttttattttaagtgtttttttctgtattttaaacatattttatttataaaaataaactctgatATTATGTGgaatcactgtaactgtaaaaacacacaatatttctgttcttttacacacaaaaactttattagaaatacatatattgattgttaaaatacgtttgcAAATGTATCatcatttcacaaatatttgtctgttatttaatggaataaaatgtaaaattgtaccataatttctttgtgaattgatctttttttaagtgaaaataactacaatttctgtaatgtccTATAGATTGTAGCATtcattgcaaaaacatttattttgaaaggacatctaacaTCAgcatatacactgtaaaaaaacaaaaaaagtttaaaaaaacacacacaattttccAGCTTCTTGGGGCAGCagaaaaaatactgtgaaataactgaaaatgtttttctcgtaaaaaaatttgggggtaattttaattaattaataataattattattattatttttatttatctttttctcaggaaaaaaaaacattatttttccataattaaagtacagtgtttaactgtaattttaacaagattgtatGTAATATAACAGTACAATATAACGGGAAAGCTTGAGAGGGTGATTAAAATGCAAAGCAAACAATTGGGTGTACGGATTGCTGCCTCTGCTGCGACATCAGCACTACCAAGTATACATTTCATGAGATGTAAACTCTAAAAAACAACAGTGCCAGTGCCATttcataatgacaaaaaaaaaaaaacaatgacagataattttaaagaaatacttaAATATCTCAAGAAAGCATTTTTACTTCAAATTGCATTAAATATTATctttagtgttaattttgacttttgttgtttaattttagttaCTTTTGATATACATGAGAGCAGgtcagttagtttttattttgttgagttcaagatgaataaaaaaataagtatttttaaagtgttttattattattattattattattattattgttattaaggaaaagtaaactacaattcccaaaATGGCACCTCATTATCATATTGCATGTTTTATGCACAAATTGACGATGGTTAAGTCACTGGTTGATGTAACAAACATcaagagttgttgttgtttttttatttttatgctttgCGAGTTTGCGCGGTCATGCTGTCACACAGATGCTGCGCAAAGATAATCGTAAAAGAAGAAGCTGCTGGAGTAACAATTTCACAATGACCACAAAAAATacccaatgacagataattttaaagaaatacttaAATATCTCAAGAAAGCATTTTTACTTCAAATTGCATTAAATATTATctttagtgttaattttgactttttttgtttaattttagttaCTTTTGCTATACATGAGAGCAGGTCAGTtagtttttaatagtttttattttttattttgttgagtgcaagatgaataaaaaaataagtattttaaaagtgtattattattattattattattattattattattattattattattaaggaaaagtaaactacaattcccaaaATGGCACCTCATTATCATATTGCATGTTTTATGCACAAATTGACGATGGTTAAGTAACTGGTTGATGTAACAAACATcaagagttgttgttgtttttttatttttatgctttgCGAGTTTGCGCGGTCATGCTGTCACACAGATGCTGCGCAAAGATAATCGTAAAAGAAGAAGCTGCTGGAGTAACAATTTCACAATGACCACAAAAAATACCCAATGACAGATAGTTTTAAAGAAATACTTAAATATCTCAAGAAAGCATTTTTACTTCAAATTGCATTAAATATTATctttagtgttaattttgactttttttgtttaattttagttaCTTTTGCTATACATGAGAGCAGGTCAGTTAGTTTttgatagtttttattttttattttgttgagtgcaagatgaataaaaaaataagtattttaaaagtgtattattattattattattattattattattattattattattattattattattattattattattaaggaaaagtaaactacaattcccaaaATGGCACCTCATTATCATATTGCATGTTTTATGCACAAATTGACGATGGTTAACTGGTTGATGTAACAAACATcaagagttgttgttgttttttatttttatgctttgCGAGTTTGCGCGGTCATGCTGTCACACAGATGCTGCGCAAAGATAATCGTAAAAGAAGAAGCTGCTGGAGTAACAATTTCACAATGACCACAAAAAATacccaatgacagataattttaaagaaatacttaAATATCTCAAGAAAGCATTTTTACTTCAAATTGCATTAAATATTATctttagtgttaattttgacttttgttgtttaattttagtAACTTTTGCTATACATGAGTTCAGGTCAGTtagtttttaatagtttttattttttattttgttgagtgcaagatgaataaaaaattaagtatttttaaagtgttttattattattattattattattattattattattattattattattattattattaaggaaAAGCAAACTACAATTCCCAAAATGGCTCTTGAGTTTTCTTCTTATGTACAGACAGCAACACccaaataaaaacttttcaaaGTCATGTCTGATATTGACAAAACAcgaaaacaaatgacatttgcTATAATGATGCCTCGTTTATAAACAAGTTGTTTCAGTTTTTGGTTTTTATAAGAATTTtcatttatgttttatattatatacagtCGTTTtgtaataccaaaataaatccGTTTAAAATGCTCATGTATTCgacttattacaaaaaataaaacaaaagacatttttgcTAGGATTAAAGTTTTGtacatgtaaaatgtagtttgttagttttcattttttaaaagcattttgattttattttgttaacaaaagtgtttgttagttttttcgtCATTCGTGTTCATTAACTAAAAACACCCACAAGTCATCCTGAAATCATGTCAATAAATAAAGTGTCGCTAgcgttagcggctagctgctaaGCAAGTAGGCAGTAAATGTTGGACTTCTTTGGAAAggcattcactcattcactgccattgacggctatagacgtcaaaagatcCATTTTGACTGTGCTGGGGTGTACTCGTGAGATACTGTAGGCAGAAAACAACACTTGTGTAATTTTATGTTTGAAATTCATCAATCCCTTAGAAATTCAAAatattcactctttttttttttttaatgctgtgcCTCATTTTCCCCAAAAGCAAATGCATTTTACGCACgcattttacactaaaagacacatttctttgactcaaagttgggtgaAATTGGCCTATatagtggattggtccatttttgattcataatcgggttacttttgacccatctctttttagagtgtacaataatatgttgcatTTGCCCCCACTCATCAAActatggcattctgattaatactgcatttgtgaaaatgaaaaaagcagaaatatccagctgtttttatccatctcaggaggcggccattttgccacttgctgttgactgaaaatgacatcacagttgctcagggctcaggtaatgaccaatcacggctcaactgtttactgagtttggtcatgtgatattTGCAAGCTGAGGCGTGTGTGCCAACTGTGAcgttattttcagtcgacagtaagtggcaaaatggccgccccctgagatggataaacacaggttcatcttcttttttgttattatttatgtatttatttattttgtaatattccACATATGCCAtatccaaaatactgtgtttGGACTGGGAAATATTAACATAAAGACCATTTTTGACTTGCCCCCATGTCCCTAAAgcatctaaaatatatttatgaaagGTTAATatcttgtttgtttatatgattttttgtttttgttttaaagtagaTGAAGAAAGCAAGCAGCACATTTGTTAGAATGATGGTCAATAAAGCAATAGCGAAATATTTAATGGTTACCAACAAAATTGTTGCCACTACGGCTTAAGTACCATCAAAATATGTAAGTGTATTTAATGCTTCCTCAAATATAGTGAAATATTTATCACTATCCATCACCTGCCTATTTCTCCATTTCATTCCTTTTCCACATGAAGAATTTTTGTTAGTTCTTTTGCAGTCCAGCATTGAGCACCACAaggatacactttttttttttttcactttcttgTTCTTATCAGTGTTGGGTGACGGTGGTATTTCCTGTCTGCAACAAGAGCAGAAGGTGGCACAGGATGAGAGCTACTTCCTTTGCTGGCACACCCAATATGTACCCACTGGATGCATCCACTGGCCTCTGCAGTGAGGGAGTGGATGATGACAGCTTGCC
The sequence above is drawn from the Vanacampus margaritifer isolate UIUO_Vmar chromosome 17, RoL_Vmar_1.0, whole genome shotgun sequence genome and encodes:
- the LOC144037545 gene encoding uncharacterized protein LOC144037545; this translates as MRQDNKKRHVVVFIVVFIVVFIVVFIVVFKMSRQKMAMMLPNLVVALLLIMATPTYSVIDKNNLLKIVKGIRNRIIIRSNEPMPMFSVAVSIPPGNKPGLYDLNQVKDVGQTVTDNIRACRVYAGDNVVAATVLKWPDKSGYCANEPVPWSDVVRQCKKRIPKGNIVTLTDMKNCGWDENRPRSEHAEYRVLKEFNRWAKNKDKSGLLVLYVLTSPCTRQCTNETHRKSILKLVEGIKDWAEYAIVFSKVYISPDVTITEGDLKDGLRSLGKHLSPSQQDNSGLQKIFRCDHENCVSCANGTEVTPWCYSDNVESGAERGNGQTGSGAVRGNVQKGSGAVRGNVQKGSGAVRGNVQKGSGAVRGNGQTGSGAVRGNVQTGSGAVRGNGQTGSGAVRGNGQTGRGATRGNG